The stretch of DNA GCCGACGGCGACGCTGACGAAGCCGACGAAGAGTAACGAGTTACCGGCTCGACGGTATCGAGCCGCTATCGCTCCAGAGAGATAGATGCCACAGATACCGCTTCACTACGTCGACTTACGGACGTTCTGTTACGCCACCGAGGACGAGAAACGCGTCGAGGAGGCGCTGCGAACCTTCCTCCCGGACGGCGAGGACGACGAACCGTTCGAACTCGAGCGCGCCGAGAGCGAGGGCCACTACGGTGACCGGATTCTCGTCCTCTCGGCTCGCGTCGAGAACGCCGACGACGTCCGTCACGTCCTTTCACGACTCGCCGATCTCGAGGGGTTCGATCGCCTGATCGACGAACTCGACGACCGGGTCACCGAAAACACCGAACTATTCCTGCGTCTCGACAAGCAAGCCGCCTTCGAGGGCGACGTTCGTCTGGGCCAGGGGATCACTTTCCGCGGGAAAGTCGAGGCCTACCCCGCGAAGAAAGAGCAAGCCGTCGAGAACGCGGAAGAGGTTCTCGAGCGGTTGCGAGACGAGAAGTAGCCCTCGCGGGCAGGAAATTCGCCGACTCGTTTTCCAGTCGATTACCCGAGACCCATCGAGCCGTCGATCCGTACGAACTGTCCATCGACCTCGAGTTCGGGATCGACGGCGACCGTCTCGAGTTCGGCGAGTAATTCGTCGGTGACGGACGCCTCGTCTTCGGCGACGAAGATCCAGGTCATATCCGTGCTCTCGAGACTCTCGCGCGTTCCACCCCACAGGAGGATCTCGTCTGCACTCACGTCCCCACCGGCGGGAGGGCCGTACTGTCCAACTACCTCTATCCCGTCGGGAAGTCGGTCGAAGACGGCAGTAAACAGTGGCTCGGCCGCCTCGAGTCGAATGTCCCTGTCCAGTCGCGTGTCGATCGCGGCGGTCGCCGTCTCGTCACGCAAGTTCCAGAGGATCGCGTCCTCGCCGACCGCTAGCCCATCGGTAAAGAGGGTATATCCCTCGTAGGTCTCCGTTCGCTCGTATTCGATTCCGTCCGTCGGGCCACCGGCTTCCCCCGAAAACGACGCGGCAGCATCGACGACTGCGTCCCGGTCGAAGTCGCCGAGGTGGATCTCGTGGCCGTCGTGGACGAGCGAACCGGTGATGTCGTCGTCGAACTCCTCGACGAACCCGATCGCCGGGGAGATAAACATGGAGGTGACGGTATCGACGTAATCGAACCGACGGTTGCTCTCCGCTCGCTGTGGTTCGTCGGTGAGCCACCGGCGAAATTCGGGAACGGACTCCCAGTCGACGGATGGGGCTTCGGCTTCCGTCTCGTCAGTATTGCTGGCGGAGTCGTCAGTGGTTTCGTCGTCGCCTGTTTCGCTGAGGCAGCCAGCGAGACCGACAGTACCGGCGACGCTTGCGGCTAGAACACGTCTGCGTGTGGAGGACTGCATACTGATAGAATGTCGACAATCGTGAATAACGCTTCGCACTCCCCGTTCGTGAGACGGGTTCGACCGACTCGAGATCGAACTACCCAGAACGGACAACAGCACGGCCAAGAGTTATTCGGCCGGAGGTCATAGGGTATGTGATGGTGGAACACACACTCTTCGGTGCCGTCCCGCTGCAGGCCGACGTCGGCGATCCGTTGCTGTTCGTCGGCGCACTCGTCCTCGTGCTCGTCGTCGCGACGGTCTGGTCGATGGTCGAGATCGTCGACGCCTACGACAGGGGCGCGCTCACCGTCTTCGGCGAGTACCGCAAACTCCTCGAGCCCGGGCTGAACATCATCCCGCCGTTCGTCTCCCGGGTGTACACGTTCGACATGCGGACCCAGACGATCGACGTGCCGAGCCAGGAAGCGATCACGCGTGACAACTCCCCCGTGACCGCAGACGCCGTCGTCTACATCCGGGTGATGAACGCCAAACGAGCGTTCCTCGAGGTCGACGACTACGAACGGGCGGTCTCGAATCTCGCCCAGACGACCCTGCGTGCGGTGATCGGCGATATGGAACTCGACGACACCCTCTCCCGCCGGGAGATGATCAACGAGCGGATCCGCCAGGAACTCGACGAACCCACCGACGAGTGGGGGATTCGCGTCGAGAGCGTCGAGGTCCGCGAAGTGACGCCGTCGCGTGACGTCAAGGGCGCGATGGAACAGCAGACCTCCGCCGAGCGGAAACGCCGTGCGATGATCCTCGAGGCACAGGGTGAACGCCGCAGTGCCGTCGAGAAAGCAGAAGGGTCGAAGCAGTCGAACATCATCCGCGCCCAGGGTGAGAAGCAGAGTCAGATCCTGGAAGCGCAGGGTGACGCCATCTCGACCGTGCTTCGCGCTCGCTCGGCCGAATCGATGGGCGAACGCGCAGTCATCGACAAGGGGATGGACGCCCTGACCGAGATCGGACAGAGCGAGTCCACGACCTTCGTCATGCCCCAGGAACTGACCTCGATGGTCGGTCGCTACGGTAAACACCTCTCGGGCAGCGACGTCGAAGAAGGG from Natronobacterium texcoconense encodes:
- a CDS encoding RNA-binding protein, with protein sequence MPQIPLHYVDLRTFCYATEDEKRVEEALRTFLPDGEDDEPFELERAESEGHYGDRILVLSARVENADDVRHVLSRLADLEGFDRLIDELDDRVTENTELFLRLDKQAAFEGDVRLGQGITFRGKVEAYPAKKEQAVENAEEVLERLRDEK
- a CDS encoding SPFH domain-containing protein yields the protein MVEHTLFGAVPLQADVGDPLLFVGALVLVLVVATVWSMVEIVDAYDRGALTVFGEYRKLLEPGLNIIPPFVSRVYTFDMRTQTIDVPSQEAITRDNSPVTADAVVYIRVMNAKRAFLEVDDYERAVSNLAQTTLRAVIGDMELDDTLSRREMINERIRQELDEPTDEWGIRVESVEVREVTPSRDVKGAMEQQTSAERKRRAMILEAQGERRSAVEKAEGSKQSNIIRAQGEKQSQILEAQGDAISTVLRARSAESMGERAVIDKGMDALTEIGQSESTTFVMPQELTSMVGRYGKHLSGSDVEEGDGQLESLEFDDETRELIGLDDIAEIIGEIEDTEMDVEAMEQEAQAIKEGEDMPAEGGDAIDVAETRQDGGSDGNES